A window of Fusarium verticillioides 7600 chromosome 10, whole genome shotgun sequence contains these coding sequences:
- a CDS encoding primary-amine oxidase, translated as MIDGLENTFVQEDSIGLPMSEENPYGNAWKVHKTFVEKSCALDFDPQKARVFKIVNEKKLNPNSKNPVGYKVIVPPAQLLMADQASLVRKRARFAEHHMWVTRYKDEDLWTGGKWTNQSIIEKDGVADYAARNDNVRGEDLVAWVTYGLTHMR; from the coding sequence ATGatcgatggtcttgagaataCTTTCGTGCAGGAAGACTCCATCGGATTGCCCATGTCCGAGGAGAATCCCTACGGCAACGCGTGGAAGGTGCACAAGACCTTTGTCGAAAAGAGCTGCGCCTTGGATTTCGACCCACAGAAGGCCCGAGTCTTCAAGAtcgtcaacgagaagaagctcaacccCAACTCCAAGAACCCAGTCGGCTACAAGGTCATAGTCCCACCAGCACAGCTCCTCATGGCCGATCAAGCCTCCCTCGTCCGCAAGCGCGCTCGCTTCGCAGAGCATCACATGTGGGTAACGCGCTataaggatgaggatctcTGGACCGGAGGAAAGTGGACGAACCAGAGCATAatcgagaaggatggtgTGGCGGACTACGCGGCGCGGAATGATAATGTCCGTGGCGAAGATCTAGTCGCGTGGGTGACGTATGGACTCACGCATATGCGCTGA
- a CDS encoding cytochrome-b5 reductase, producing MEEFNIKQVAEHNSPEDAWLIVHGQVYDVTKYLADHPGGADVLTEAAGTDASEDFDNAGHSEDAFDIMKDCCVGKVQGFEKKKPKLKPLAPVKPVKVQTGGPSSVSALINLGFIVCAGAGAYYFGQRQGFTVPNWLLASLRSDSAGSSFIKGIIVGGGSLATANAVAAQRFTSMAMKSKPFTSYPAHMKVPKRAQEDTLLQRGLLDPVTYSPLPLKQKTLIAPNVYRLTFGLPTTSTILGLPIGQHVTIKADIDGESVARSYTPVSNNSDLGVLELVIKAYPDGKLTSKFLAKLEVGDEVLFRGPKGAMKYQPNLCKKIGMIAGGTGITPMFQVIRAICEHDRDTTEISLIYANRTEQDILLREELDRFARRYPKNFKVYYMLDQPPPNWEFGSGYVTRELIKERLPSPGVDSKVFLCGPPGMVNASKKALVDLGFEQPGASAKMSDQIFAF from the exons ATGGAGGAattcaacatcaagcagGTCGCTGAACATAACAGCCCCGAGGATGCATGGCTTATCGTCCATGGCCAAG TGTACGACGTCACAAAGTATCTGGCAGACCATCCTGGCGGCGCCGATGTCCTCACAGAAGCAGCCGGTACAGATGCTAGTGAGGACTTCGACAACGCTGGACACTCAGAAGATGCCTTCGATATCATGAAAGACTGCTGCGTTGGCAAGGTCCAgggctttgagaagaagaagcccaagcttaAGCCACTTGCACCCGTAAAGCCAGTGAAGGTCCAGACCGGAGGACCTTCATCAGTCTCGGCGTTGATCAACTTGGGCTTCATTGTCTGCGCTGGTGCAGGAGCTTACTACTTTGGTCAGCGCCAAGGATTCACCGTACCAAACTGGCTGTTGGCGTCGCTACGCAGTGATTCGGCTGGCTCAAGTTTCATCAAAGGTATCATTGTCGGAGGTGGATCCCTCGCAACCGCCAATGCCGTCGCTGCACAGCGATTCACCAGTATGGCCATGAAAAGCAAGCCCTTCACAAGCTATCCTGCCCATATGAAGGTGCCTAAgcgagcccaagaagataCCTTGTTGCAGAGAGGACTTTTGGACCCTGTCACCTACTCGCCACTTCcgctgaagcaaaagaccCTCATTGCACCAAATGTCTACCGCTTGACATTCGGTCTTCCAACCACGAGCACCATTCTTGGCCTGCCAATTGGTCAGCACGTCACTATCAAAGCCGACATTGATGGAGAAAGTGTCGCGCGATCATATACACCAGTATCTAACAACTCCGACCTTGGCGTTCTTGAACTGGTTATCAAGGCATACCCAGATGGTAAGCTCACAAGCAAGTTTCTGGCGAAGCTAGAAGTCGGGGACGAGGTCCTCTTCAGAGGTCCAAAGGGAGCAATGAAGTATCAACCAAACCTTTGCAAGAAGATCGGCATGATCGCAGGTGGTACGGGTATCACCCCGATGTTCCAGGTCATCCGTGCTATCTGCGAGCATGACCGCGACACAACAGAGATCTCTCTCATCTATGCCAACAGAACAGAGCAGGATATTTTGCTTCGTGAAGAGTTGGATAGGTTTGCCAGGAGATATCCCAAGAACTTCAAGGTGTACTACATGCTGGATCAGCCGCCGCCTAATTGGGAGTTTGGATCTGGGTACGTAACTCGGgagttgatcaaggagagGCTTCCCTCGCCCGGTGTTGATTCAAAGGTGTTTCTGTGTGGGCCGCCTGGAATGGTGAATGCTTCAAAGAAGGCACTTGTTGACTTGGGTTTTGAACAACCCGGGGCGTCAGCCAAGATGTCGGACCAGATTTTTGCATTTTAG
- a CDS encoding cytochrome P450 oxidoreductase, with protein sequence MSTKHFYLLGEAPSTAREIELPPAVDFEELQNIVASHFAIVKPNGVGFVHDDKRLNAVSEVLDKDELIAVSVNGNAVRDVPGPAGIPYFGNYLEIYPDHLGNHQRLFEKYGPLFVTNSMGNRLYQTNSAELSNIFLAEDHYFTKDIVPGHPLHPIKNQEAGVFLADTDTEQWRLAHKFLPPALGPKAVRHYAPTMQRTVEQSYKVFDELDEKGEAWNVYQYMLKLGSQAVGKLVLGMDFAHFEEVDAPLHEMVLKIAENLELNKKVSSMGAWYAKMPFGDPKKVRDTTARIMEMMMESIARASKGKEDLELQDAALKAENVVDYFLRAKDNKGSKLPPSQFAPTLLVATAAGFTTTSSLLSWLIYSLVKYPGNQERLLQELIDNDWDDDTQVTAETTNKLSFLDKFIKETQRLHNPSFQPARTAKVDMILPGGYRLPKGAVVISALHHMHNNKDVWENPGRFDPDRWDTEQVKNRPPGSYIPFATGPRMCVGFNFALQEIKVFLPKLVYRYKFSLAQDGPIEYDPYFQLIRPNNLYIQAEKRVKWPPKSE encoded by the exons ATGTCAACGAAACATTTTTATCTTCTAGGCGAGGCGCCCTCAACAGCTAGAGAAATCGAACTTCCGCCTGCTGTAGACTTTGAGGAGCTCCAGAACATTGTCGCATCTCACTTTGCCATCGTCAAGCCAAACG GCGTCGGCTTTGTTCACGATGACAAAAGGCTCAATGCGGTATCCGAAGTCCTAGACAAAGACGAACTAATCGCAGTCTCTGTCAACGGCAATGCTGTTCGCGATGTCCCCGGCCCAGCTGGCATCCCATACTTCGGCAACTACCTCGAAATCTACCCCGATCATCTCGGCAACCACCAGCGCCTATTCGAGAAATACGGCCCTTTATTCGTCACAAACAGCATGGGCAACCGCCTCTACCAGACCAACAGCGCCGAGctctccaacatcttcctAGCTGAAGACCACTACTTCACAAAGGATATTGTCCCCGGGCATCCCCTCCACCCAATCAAGAACCAAGAAGCAGGCGTCTTTCTAGCTGATACAGACACAGAGCAATGGCGTCTTGCTCATAAATTCCTCCCTCCTGCACTTGGACCAAAGGCAGTTCGTCATTACGCTCCTACGATGCAGCGAACGGTAGAGCAGTCCTATAAAGTCTtcgatgagcttgacgaaAAGGGTGAGGCGTGGAATGTCTACCAGTATATGCTGAAGCTTGGATCTCAGGCAGTGGGGAAGCTTGTTCTAGGTATGGACTTTGCGCATTTCGAAGAGGTGGACGCGCCGCTGCACGAGATGGTTCTCAAGATTGCGGAGAACTTGGAGCTGAATAAGAAAGTGTCGTCAATGGGAGCTTGGTATGCTAAGATGCCGTTTGGTGATCCAAAGAAGGTTAGGGATACGACGGCTAGAatcatggagatgatgatggagtcgATTGCTAGAGCGTCCAAGGGAAAGGAGGATCTGGAGCTCCAGGACGCAgcgctcaaggctgagaatgTTGTTG ACTACTTCCTCCGAGCCAAGGACAACAAAGGTAGCAAGCTACCGCCTTCCCAATTCGCCCCAACCCTACTCGTAGCTACAGCCGCCggcttcaccaccacctcTTCCTTGCTATCCTGGTTGATCTACAGTCTCGTCAAGTACCCAGGCAACCAAGaacgtcttctccaagaactcATCGACAACGACTGGGACGACGATACCCAAGTCACAGCCGAGACAACCAACAAGCTCAGTTTCCTCGATAAGTTTATCAAGGAAACCCAGCGTCTGCACAATCCCTCTTTCCAGCCCGCTCGCACCGCCAAAGTCGATATGATACTCCCAGGAGGCTACAGACTTCCCAAAGGCGCAGTAGTCATTTCAGCACTACACCACATGcacaacaacaaggacgTATGGGAGAACCCTGGGCGCTTTGACCCTGATCGCTGGGACACAGAACAGGTAAAGAATCGACCTCCCGGCTCTTATATCCCATTCGCGACAGGACCAAGAATGTGCGTCGGCTTCAACTTTGCTCTGCAGGAGATCAAGGTGTTTTTGCCGAAGCTTGTTTATCGGTACAAGTTCAGCCTGGCGCAGGATGGGCCGATTGAGTATGATCCGTACTTCCAACTGATTCGGCCGAATAATCTATATATTCAGGCGGAGAAGCGGGTGAAATGGCCACCAAAGTCTGAGTGA
- a CDS encoding plasma membrane proteolipid 3, translating into MPFTGSDICKIIFAIILPPVGVFMEKGCDSDFWMNLFLTCLFFVPGLIHALYIILKY; encoded by the exons ATGCCTTTCACTGGGAG TGACATTTGCAAGATCATTTTCGCGATCATCCTTCCTCCCGTCGGCGTTTTCATGGAGAAAGGATGTGACAGTGACTTTTGGATGAATTTGTTTCTGACATGTTTAT TCTTCGTTCCTGGCCTGATTCATGCCTTGTATATCATTTTGAAATATTAG
- a CDS encoding alcohol dehydrogenase (At least one base has a quality score < 10): protein MGAFTLPSTDNRTVTVLGGGVLGRRIACGWAASGFDVVIRDPSPEQRAAAVEYCNSSMSLYSDSETRGIITAVEDLSEAVAKAWLVIEAVPEKLPLKISTFADLEKLTSHDTILCSNSSSYKSREMIESLKPETKRRVLNMHYYMPPDYRVVELMTDGETDETIFPFLYHKLEEIKFHPYIAQKESTGFIYNRLWAAIKREVLNILAEEVSTPEEIEKLWREMWYAKEKGPVAMMDAVGLDTVSFIEQHYIAERGLPVTPVKFLQKYIDEGRLGAKSDKGGLLPPSKLVKSDHETSLYFLDIGLSSGNAKDCASAGRVLLGSSDAKPMKTVVSGQRMPDGIDISKSAGKLFWTCMGNPSSNDGAVLSCNLDGTDLKEIVPQGLVHTPKQLTVDNKNSKLYFADREGMRIMRCNFNGSDLETLIWTGDWQVDEHMLDPTRWCVGITVSPSTGKFYWTQKGPSKGGKGRILQANIDIQPGEDAKTRTDIEVLFQGLPEPIDLEVDEDENVLYWTDRGELPDGNTINRAKLEAISKVTHDGASKPVIDYEVLARGLHEAIGIKLDSKNCRIFATDLGGSVYQFDMEGGNRKKVYEGSGAFVGITVA, encoded by the coding sequence ATGGGTGCTTTCACTCTCCCCTCGACCGACAATCGTACTGTCACCGTACTTGGTGGAGGCGTCCTTGGCCGCCGCATAGCATGCGGATGGGCTGCAAGCGGATTTGATGTTGTCATTCGTGACCCTAGCCCTGAACAAAGGGCTGCCGCCGTGGAATACTGTAACTCGAGCATGTCACTGTACTCAGACTCTGAAACAAGAGGAATTATCACAGCGGTTGAAGACCTTTCGGAAGCTGTTGCTAAGGCATGGCTCGTCATCGAAGCTGTCCCTGAGAAGCTTcccctcaagatctcaactTTTgcagacttggagaagctcacATCACACGACACCATCCTCTGCAGTAACTCGTCATCTTAcaagtcaagagagatgATAGAGAGTCTGAAGCCGGAGACAAAACGACGCGTTCTGAACATGCACTATTACATGCCACCAGACTACCGCGTCGTCGAGCTCATGACCGACGGAGAAACCGACGAGACCATCTTCCCATTCCTCTATCAtaagcttgaggagatcaagtTTCATCCCTACATCGCACAGAAAGAGTCAACGGGCTTCATCTACAACCGTCTCTGGGCTGCCATCAAGCGAGAGGTTCTGAACATCCTTGCAGAAGAGGTCTCTACTCcagaggagatcgagaaacTCTGGAGGGAGATGTGGTATGCTAAGGAGAAGGGACCTGTTGCGATGATGGAcgctgttggtcttgatacTGTGTCTTTTATTGAGCAGCATTACATTGCTGAGCGTGGCTTGCCTGTTACGCCTGTCAAGTTTCTTCAGAAGTACATTGATGAAGGCAGATTGGGAGCCAAGTCTGACAAGGGAGGGTTGCTCCCCCCaagcaagcttgtcaagtcCGATCATGAAACCTCGCTCTACTTCTTAGACATTGGATTGTCAAGTGGGAACGCAAAGGATTGTGCCTCAGCTGGTCGCGTGTTGCTGGGTTCAAGTGATGCGAAGCCCATGAAGACAGTCGTCTCAGGCCAGCGCATGCCTGATGGTATCGACATCTCAAAGTCCGCCGGAAAGCTGTTCTGGACTTGTATGGGCAATCCTTCGTCCAACGACGGTGCTGTTCTCAGTTGCAATCTCGATGGTACGGATCTTAAGGAGATTGTCCCCCAAGGTCTGGTTCACACACCAAAGCAGCTGACTGTCGATAACAAGAACTCAAAGCTGTACTTTGCTGATCGTGAGGGAATGCGGATCATGAGATGCAACTTTAATGGCTCTGACCTCGAAACCCTGATCTGGACTGGTGACTGGCAGGTCGATGAGCATATGCTAGACCCTACAAGATGGTGTGTCGGCATCACCGTGTCGCCTTCCACTGGCAAGTTTTACTGGACACAGAAAGGCCCATCCAAGGGAGGGAAGGGTCGTATCCTTCAAGCCAACATCGACATTCAGCCAGGCGAAGATGCAAAGACCAGGACAGATATCGAGGTACTGTTCCAAGGCTTACCAGAACCTATTGATTTGGAggtcgacgaggatgagaacgTCCTCTACTGGACGGATCGAGGCGAGCTGCCGGATGGTAACACCATCAACCGCGCCAAGCTAGAGGCAATTAGCAAGGTGACTCACGATGGTGCAAGCAAGCCAGTCATTGATTACGAGGTTCTTGCTCGGGGATTACACGAGGCCattggcatcaagcttgactcCAAGAATTGTCGTATCTTTGCCACGGATTTGGGAGGCTCGGTGTACCAGTTTGATATGGAAGGAGGTAACAGGAAGAAGGTATATGAAGGGTCTGGAGCGTTTGTTGGCATTACTGTGGCGTAG